One genomic region from Acinetobacter sp. 10FS3-1 encodes:
- a CDS encoding type II toxin-antitoxin system RelE/ParE family toxin, producing the protein MWTVITTDLFNQWLEQQDESTQEKVLAALVVLQQQGPSLGRPLVDTVYESKFTNMKELRVQHRGRPLRAFFAFDPLRQAIVLCIADKGGKKRFYKDMLDIADEQYQLHLTTLGDKSNG; encoded by the coding sequence ATGTGGACAGTCATTACGACAGATCTATTTAATCAGTGGCTTGAACAGCAAGATGAATCGACACAAGAGAAGGTCCTAGCTGCCCTGGTTGTTCTACAGCAGCAGGGACCGAGTTTAGGCCGTCCTTTAGTAGATACTGTGTATGAGTCTAAATTTACCAATATGAAAGAACTGCGTGTTCAACATCGCGGTAGACCCTTAAGAGCTTTTTTCGCATTTGATCCCTTACGACAGGCTATTGTTCTATGTATTGCTGATAAAGGCGGTAAAAAGCGTTTTTATAAAGACATGCTGGATATTGCAGATGAACAATACCAACTTCATCTCACCACCCTAGGAGATAAATCTAATGGCTAA
- a CDS encoding helix-turn-helix domain-containing protein — MAKTLQELLASRSPESQARIQKMADELLLENQLHLIREELEISQKELAETLGIKQPSLSAIENRGNDLKISTMKKYVEAMGGKLRIDVELPTGKHIGFNV, encoded by the coding sequence ATGGCTAAGACTCTGCAAGAATTGTTAGCTAGCCGCTCTCCAGAGAGCCAAGCCCGTATTCAAAAAATGGCAGATGAATTACTGCTAGAAAATCAGCTTCATCTTATTCGTGAAGAACTCGAAATTTCTCAAAAAGAGCTTGCTGAAACTTTGGGAATAAAACAGCCATCGCTTTCAGCAATAGAAAATCGTGGCAATGATCTTAAGATTTCAACCATGAAAAAGTATGTTGAGGCAATGGGTGGGAAGCTCCGTATTGATGTAGAGCTTCCAACAGGAAAACATATAGGATTCAACGTTTAA